One region of Camelus bactrianus isolate YW-2024 breed Bactrian camel chromosome 22, ASM4877302v1, whole genome shotgun sequence genomic DNA includes:
- the CCDC124 gene encoding coiled-coil domain-containing protein 124: MPKKFQGENTKSAAARARRAEAKAAADAKKQKELEDAYWKDEDKHVMRKEQRKEEKEKRRLEQLERKKETQRLLEEEDSKLKGGKAPRVAAPNKVTRAQIEETLRREHQHKETPEPAEKPKSHLEVPLEENVNRRLLEEGSLEARTIEDAIAVLSVAEEAADRHPERRMRAAFTAFEEAQLPRLKQENPNMRLSQLKQLLKKEWLRSPDNPMNQRAVPFNTPK, from the exons ATGCCCAAGAAGTTCCAGGGCGAGAACACCAAGTCGGCAGCGGCCCGGGCACGGAGGGCTGAGGCCAAGGCAGCAGCTGATGCCAAGAAGCAGAAGGAGCTAGAGGATGCCTACTGGAAGGATGAGGACAAACACGTCATGAGGAAGGAACAGCGCAAG gaggagaaggagaagcgGCGCCTGGAGCAGCTGGAGCGCAAGAAGGAGACACAGCgcctgctggaggaggaggattCAAAGCTCAAGGGCGGCAAGGCCCCCCGGGTGGCCGCACCCAACAAGGTCACTCGCGCCCAGATTGAGGAGACTCTCCGCCGAGAACATCAGCACAAGGAAACCCCTGAGCCAG CCGAGAAACCCAAGAGCCACTTGGAGGTGCCGTTGGAGGAGAACGTGAACCGCCGCCTGCTGGAGGAGGGCAGTTTGGAGGCGCGCACAATCGAGGATGCCATCGCAGTGCTCAG CGTGGCGGAGGAGGCGGCTGACCGGCATCCTGAGCGCCGCATGCGGGCGGCCTTCACCGCCTTCGAGGAGGCGCAGCTGCCGCGGCTCAAGCAAGAAAACCCCAACATGCGGCTTTCGCAGCTGAAGCAGCTGCTCAAGAAGGAGTGGCTGCGTTCTCCGGACAACCCCATGAACCAGCGGGCCGTGCCCTTCAACACCCCCAAGTGA